In a genomic window of Corynebacterium choanae:
- a CDS encoding RNA-binding S4 domain-containing protein, protein MTDPTTTPPVPAKPARIDQWVWAVRLVKTRSAASDACKAGHIKLNGKPVKPSQQVKAGDQVRVWVHHREHHVEVVHPILKRVGAPVARTCYIDHTPPPPPREVFASLPQRDRGSGRPTKKQRRETDRLLGRRG, encoded by the coding sequence ATGACCGATCCAACAACGACACCACCAGTGCCGGCGAAACCTGCCCGTATTGACCAGTGGGTGTGGGCGGTGCGGTTAGTGAAAACCCGCTCTGCTGCCAGTGACGCCTGCAAAGCTGGACATATCAAACTCAATGGGAAACCGGTGAAACCTTCCCAGCAGGTGAAAGCCGGTGACCAGGTGCGGGTGTGGGTTCATCACCGGGAACACCACGTCGAGGTGGTGCATCCGATTCTGAAACGTGTCGGTGCACCGGTTGCCCGCACCTGCTATATCGACCACACCCCGCCACCACCGCCCCGAGAAGTCTTTGCCAGCCTCCCGCAACGCGATCGTGGCTCCGGGCGGCCAACAAAGAAACAGCGGCGCGAAACCGATCGGCTGCTCGGCCGCCGCGGCTAG
- a CDS encoding PD-(D/E)XK nuclease family protein, with protein MKVFFSYHADGAQWSQTPSLETVTLGQFGLADLLCTRLGCQRPSNSMGVRIAALRQAIDHVLNTLPQSTAAQWCADSFRVAPWAAASSILRLRDLLVEAGWDATEWLADKQKSGADELQRLTAVAEIEVAAKTLADKRVPQAGTDTVVSLYGYPDQLQTIVGLLQDISQSGMPWPLGIESIHVLHDRHLLPPTWLKILDLLSELGVTVSDGGTTASGTQNGCDTTGSDSGLHGGSSSAASKLLVVNTANEWDAAQATAAVIDSIASEHQPYLVLAGQSTKTLDYYLARRGLPQVGVGNSDSPAAIQQLITTFLAACVSPRHILDVVSLCNLPIADGRVLTAAPSGQLERVDAETAVGEQHLDETEIFDSAITASSSAAGDSNTAEADELWRKYYTDSIYLFPPKLRILITRTLANTPGFGGAAWNEALTLARTHYAQSPRADEYHELIDTFDRFFNTELVKPVDQAADPAAYTYPANDLIDRLSWLRKRVQRFVFANSQLFALLTAVDDLIAVLNSVGGDVSLSELNQIIGTLSSTLGRGGVAAQATEDGGYATDPATAASNTGTVIWWLAQSPPTSTPAVLRSVERKVLEERGLFATDGEFLQRLTHAARLAALQRASRIIAVTSDIYDLPHTSPDPLLTFLALANTPHPQHGDDILKPFTVHYSDLCAERNTVDTTPGQQDDPSSNLPAHNTKRWEALIDTTNWRKPEAQVFSSNVDAEQMSITPRGFVPNTKLSHSQMETIAKNPLEWLITKQLNVSRGSLRNLAHENTFIGTALHAIAEKLVVDQLYQPGEVVDKQTIERVFDTVIAEQLADYTHPDKTLSRNALRTAAVESLHSFFHDLAEMNMVITDVEEDFTMTLSDNDADYPHLQGLTLGGRIDVTIRTADGRPGVIDLKYSGSKTKIPNRVKAGALQTAIYKYALAEKHDTHNETIGTQDTGTTSKSATLDPVDIPSAFFGLKQNEWWSSSQEFPDTLTVEKTDREIIEAARNLVDYVATCFGHGVAPIAITGETSHNGRPVFSLSEKDNKPEYQATRQLLRLEGDFS; from the coding sequence ATGAAAGTATTTTTTTCTTACCATGCTGACGGGGCGCAGTGGTCGCAGACTCCGTCGCTTGAAACAGTGACTTTGGGACAGTTTGGTCTTGCTGATCTGCTGTGTACTCGCCTGGGGTGTCAGCGACCGTCGAATTCTATGGGGGTGCGCATTGCTGCACTGCGCCAGGCGATTGATCATGTGCTGAACACCTTGCCGCAGTCGACTGCGGCACAGTGGTGTGCTGACTCATTTCGGGTAGCCCCCTGGGCAGCAGCATCAAGTATTTTGCGACTCCGTGACTTGCTTGTTGAGGCTGGCTGGGATGCCACCGAGTGGCTTGCGGATAAGCAGAAATCAGGAGCCGATGAGCTGCAGCGTCTGACTGCTGTCGCCGAGATTGAAGTTGCAGCGAAGACGCTGGCTGATAAGCGGGTACCGCAGGCGGGGACGGACACGGTGGTCAGTCTGTATGGCTACCCGGATCAGCTGCAAACCATTGTCGGTCTGCTGCAGGACATTAGCCAGTCCGGTATGCCGTGGCCGCTGGGCATCGAGTCAATCCATGTGTTGCACGATAGACATCTTCTGCCGCCGACGTGGCTGAAGATCCTTGATCTTCTCTCCGAATTGGGTGTGACGGTCAGTGATGGCGGCACAACAGCTTCCGGTACACAGAATGGGTGTGACACCACCGGCAGCGACAGTGGGTTGCATGGAGGATCTTCGTCGGCCGCCTCGAAGCTGCTGGTTGTTAACACCGCCAACGAGTGGGATGCTGCGCAGGCGACTGCCGCAGTGATTGATTCTATTGCCAGCGAACACCAACCCTATCTGGTGTTAGCTGGACAGTCGACCAAAACCCTCGACTACTATCTTGCTCGGCGTGGCCTGCCGCAGGTGGGGGTCGGTAACAGCGATAGCCCTGCTGCGATTCAGCAGCTCATTACCACGTTTTTGGCCGCTTGTGTTTCCCCACGGCATATCCTTGACGTTGTTTCGTTGTGTAACCTGCCGATTGCGGATGGTCGGGTGCTGACTGCTGCACCAAGCGGTCAGCTTGAACGTGTCGACGCCGAGACCGCTGTGGGAGAGCAGCATCTCGACGAGACAGAAATCTTTGATTCGGCGATTACGGCTTCCTCTTCTGCAGCAGGGGATAGTAACACAGCAGAAGCCGATGAGCTATGGCGAAAGTATTACACCGACAGCATCTACCTGTTTCCGCCGAAGCTGCGCATCCTCATCACGCGGACATTGGCGAACACCCCTGGTTTTGGCGGCGCAGCATGGAACGAGGCATTAACACTTGCCCGGACACACTATGCCCAGAGTCCGCGTGCAGACGAGTATCACGAACTCATTGACACCTTTGATCGCTTTTTCAATACCGAACTGGTGAAGCCGGTCGATCAGGCAGCAGATCCTGCCGCCTACACGTATCCGGCAAATGACCTCATCGATCGGCTTTCCTGGTTGCGTAAACGGGTGCAGCGCTTTGTGTTCGCCAACAGTCAGCTGTTTGCTCTGCTGACTGCGGTTGACGATCTAATTGCTGTGCTCAACAGCGTGGGCGGTGACGTTTCGCTCAGTGAGCTCAACCAGATTATTGGCACACTCTCTAGCACGCTCGGGCGCGGCGGGGTGGCGGCGCAAGCAACCGAGGACGGTGGCTACGCCACTGATCCGGCGACAGCCGCCAGCAACACTGGCACGGTGATTTGGTGGCTGGCGCAGTCACCGCCAACCTCCACCCCGGCAGTCCTGCGCAGTGTCGAGAGAAAAGTGCTGGAAGAGCGTGGATTGTTTGCCACCGATGGGGAATTTCTGCAGCGCCTCACCCATGCGGCACGCCTTGCCGCACTCCAGCGTGCGAGCCGAATCATCGCTGTCACCAGCGACATTTACGATCTTCCACACACTAGCCCCGATCCGCTGCTCACCTTCCTGGCGTTAGCGAACACACCACACCCACAGCACGGTGACGATATTCTCAAGCCCTTCACCGTGCACTACAGTGACCTGTGCGCGGAGCGGAACACTGTTGACACCACCCCTGGCCAGCAGGACGATCCTTCCTCGAATCTGCCTGCTCATAACACCAAGCGTTGGGAAGCGCTCATCGACACCACCAACTGGCGGAAGCCGGAGGCACAAGTCTTCAGTAGCAATGTGGATGCTGAACAAATGAGCATCACACCACGTGGCTTCGTCCCCAACACCAAGCTTAGCCACTCGCAGATGGAAACCATTGCGAAAAATCCGCTTGAATGGCTCATCACCAAGCAGCTCAACGTGAGCCGTGGCAGTCTTCGCAACCTTGCCCACGAAAACACCTTTATCGGCACCGCACTGCATGCGATTGCCGAGAAGCTCGTGGTCGACCAGCTCTACCAGCCAGGTGAGGTAGTCGACAAACAAACAATCGAACGCGTCTTCGACACGGTTATCGCCGAACAACTCGCCGACTACACCCACCCCGATAAGACCCTCAGCCGCAACGCGCTGCGAACAGCAGCAGTCGAGAGCCTGCACAGTTTCTTCCATGACCTCGCCGAGATGAACATGGTCATCACCGATGTGGAAGAAGACTTCACGATGACACTGTCAGACAATGACGCCGACTACCCGCATCTTCAAGGACTCACCTTGGGGGGTCGCATCGACGTCACTATCCGCACCGCCGATGGGCGCCCAGGGGTCATTGACCTGAAATACTCAGGAAGTAAGACAAAGATCCCGAATCGCGTCAAGGCGGGTGCTCTGCAGACTGCAATCTATAAGTATGCACTCGCTGAGAAACACGACACGCACAACGAGACCATTGGAACACAGGACACCGGCACCACGAGCAAGTCGGCCACGCTCGATCCGGTGGACATTCCCAGTGCCTTTTTCGGGCTGAAACAAAACGAGTGGTGGTCAAGCAGTCAGGAATTCCCCGACACCCTTACCGTGGAGAAAACCGATCGAGAAATCATCGAAGCAGCACGCAACCTGGTCGACTATGTCGCAACATGTTTTGGACATGGTGTGGCACCGATCGCTATCACTGGGGAAACCAGCCACAACGGCAGGCCGGTGTTTTCCCTCAGCGAGAAAGACAACAAGCCCGAATATCAAGCAACCCGCCAGCTTCTGCGTTTAGAAGGAGATTTCTCATGA
- the treZ gene encoding malto-oligosyltrehalose trehalohydrolase → MSEQPASIPDHTAYRVWAPYADEVELHLNGTDLPMQQLPGNWWIAEPTKTPGDRYGYRIVRDGKRSEPLPDPRAHSLPDGVHGLGEVLDPHAFTFTDQHWRGVSLPGQVIYELHVGTFTPEGTFAGIIDKLDYLADLGVTVIELMPVQPFGGQRNWGYDGVSWHAVHAGYGGPLGLKQLVNAAHNKGIAVMLDVVYNHFGPDGNYTGQFGPYTGGGNTGWGEVVNLWGPHSDEVRRYILDAIHMWLTDYHIDGLRLDAVQTYADPGANHLLKQMQRLTDEITATTGCHKFLVAESDQNDPTLTNGRAGGGFGLAGQWDDDIHHALHTLVSGERHAYYADFGTAEVLATTLRQVFYHNGRYSTFRGRTHGAPVDTTATPASAFVTYTTTHDQTGNRAQGDRPSMHLTQEQLVLKAATIFCSPYTPMLFQGEEFAATTPFPFFCSHSDERLNQLTDEGRHREFRHFGWDTAEVPVPSDPATFASAKLDWDFSPAQQQVFAAYQQLLSLRRSYQLARPWLSDVTINHGPDWVSIERDNVAFVGNYSPTPHRVPVGGKLIYSFTNPTVEEASTLLDGWGFALIDTSVNTAATPAPGVALT, encoded by the coding sequence ATGAGTGAGCAACCCGCATCGATTCCCGATCACACCGCCTACCGGGTGTGGGCACCCTACGCCGACGAAGTAGAACTGCACCTCAACGGCACCGACCTGCCCATGCAGCAACTCCCCGGCAACTGGTGGATCGCAGAACCCACGAAAACCCCCGGCGACCGCTACGGGTATCGGATCGTGCGGGATGGAAAACGCTCCGAACCACTTCCCGATCCCCGCGCCCACAGTCTTCCCGACGGGGTTCACGGACTCGGTGAAGTGCTCGACCCGCACGCATTTACCTTCACCGACCAGCATTGGCGCGGCGTCAGTTTGCCCGGCCAGGTGATTTACGAACTCCACGTTGGCACCTTCACCCCGGAAGGCACCTTTGCCGGCATAATCGACAAACTCGACTATCTCGCCGACCTCGGCGTCACCGTCATCGAGCTCATGCCGGTGCAACCCTTCGGCGGGCAACGCAACTGGGGCTACGACGGCGTGAGCTGGCATGCCGTCCACGCCGGCTACGGCGGACCGCTCGGATTGAAACAACTCGTCAACGCCGCCCACAACAAAGGCATCGCCGTCATGCTTGATGTGGTGTACAACCATTTCGGCCCCGACGGCAACTACACCGGCCAATTCGGCCCCTACACCGGCGGCGGCAACACCGGCTGGGGCGAAGTCGTCAACCTGTGGGGACCCCACTCCGACGAAGTACGCCGCTATATTCTCGACGCCATCCACATGTGGCTTACCGACTATCACATCGACGGGCTACGCCTCGACGCCGTGCAAACCTACGCCGACCCGGGGGCAAACCATCTGCTGAAACAAATGCAGCGCCTCACCGACGAAATCACAGCCACCACCGGCTGCCACAAATTCCTCGTCGCCGAATCTGATCAAAACGATCCCACCCTCACCAACGGGCGCGCCGGCGGCGGCTTCGGTTTAGCTGGCCAGTGGGATGACGATATTCACCATGCGCTGCACACGCTAGTCTCCGGGGAACGACACGCCTACTATGCCGACTTCGGCACAGCGGAAGTACTCGCCACCACGTTGCGGCAAGTGTTCTACCACAATGGGCGATATTCCACCTTCCGGGGACGCACCCATGGCGCACCTGTGGACACCACCGCCACCCCGGCAAGTGCGTTTGTCACCTACACCACCACTCATGATCAAACCGGCAACCGGGCGCAAGGCGATCGTCCATCGATGCATCTCACGCAAGAACAGCTCGTTCTGAAAGCGGCAACTATTTTCTGCTCCCCATACACCCCGATGCTCTTCCAAGGGGAAGAATTCGCCGCCACCACCCCATTCCCCTTCTTCTGCTCTCACAGCGATGAACGATTAAACCAGCTCACCGACGAGGGACGACACCGCGAATTCCGCCACTTCGGCTGGGACACGGCTGAAGTTCCCGTCCCCAGCGATCCGGCAACCTTTGCCTCAGCAAAACTCGATTGGGACTTCTCCCCCGCCCAACAGCAAGTGTTTGCCGCCTACCAACAACTCCTTTCCCTGCGGCGCAGCTATCAGCTTGCCCGGCCATGGCTCAGCGATGTCACCATCAACCATGGACCTGACTGGGTAAGTATTGAACGGGACAATGTTGCGTTCGTCGGCAACTATTCGCCCACCCCGCACCGGGTGCCGGTCGGCGGAAAACTCATCTATTCCTTCACCAATCCGACCGTTGAAGAGGCCTCCACCCTGTTGGACGGATGGGGATTCGCCCTCATAGACACCAGTGTGAACACCGCCGCCACCCCAGCCCCTGGTGTTGCACTGACCTAA
- a CDS encoding GTP pyrophosphokinase, producing MSTPHAIATLANLYHEWIRAHPSAREDFTDTIEDVLVDAGVTYDRVTCRVKTWRSLRTKAKAVDAQGLPMYTDPWNEINDIIGVRITTFCSTEIPQVIEVLRKTFSVIKSIDKTAQTRVSGGFGYGSHHLICSIDEPVEGLDAYEGAVFEVQIRTVLQHAWAEFEHDIRYKRGEGTLDPRIDRAFTLTAGLIELADQQFDQIAAIQEGASSANQDVLLSAETLPGVLAMLLGNRFPRSKSEYYPWLEEILSLNGITTVGGLRELLSDSRIYQVQQALGYRFVPGQVRLIDDLLLQMFGQAHIDRTAHTGMRPKARADRLPNRLAQLREADAVETGEA from the coding sequence GTGAGTACACCGCATGCTATTGCCACGTTGGCGAATTTGTACCATGAGTGGATTCGTGCCCACCCCAGTGCCCGGGAGGATTTCACCGACACCATCGAGGATGTGTTGGTTGATGCTGGGGTTACCTATGATCGGGTGACGTGTCGGGTGAAAACGTGGCGGTCGCTGCGCACGAAGGCGAAAGCTGTCGACGCGCAGGGGCTGCCGATGTACACCGATCCGTGGAATGAGATCAACGACATTATTGGGGTGCGGATCACTACCTTTTGCTCCACAGAGATCCCGCAGGTCATTGAGGTGCTGCGGAAAACGTTTTCGGTGATCAAATCGATTGATAAAACTGCACAAACCCGGGTTTCTGGCGGGTTTGGCTACGGCAGTCATCATCTGATTTGTTCCATTGATGAACCGGTGGAGGGGCTTGACGCCTACGAGGGTGCAGTGTTTGAGGTGCAGATTCGCACGGTGCTGCAGCATGCGTGGGCAGAGTTCGAGCATGATATTCGCTATAAGCGCGGGGAGGGCACGCTGGATCCGCGGATCGATCGGGCATTTACGCTCACCGCGGGGCTTATTGAGCTTGCCGATCAGCAGTTTGACCAGATTGCGGCGATCCAAGAAGGGGCGAGTTCCGCGAACCAGGATGTGCTGTTGTCTGCGGAGACGCTTCCTGGTGTGTTGGCGATGCTGTTGGGGAATCGTTTTCCTCGTTCCAAGTCGGAATATTATCCGTGGCTGGAGGAGATTTTGTCGCTCAACGGTATTACTACTGTTGGGGGGCTGCGGGAGCTGTTAAGCGATAGCCGGATTTATCAGGTGCAGCAGGCACTTGGCTACCGGTTCGTGCCCGGCCAGGTGCGACTGATTGACGATTTGCTGTTGCAAATGTTTGGGCAGGCCCATATTGATCGCACAGCGCACACGGGTATGCGGCCGAAAGCCCGCGCCGACCGGTTGCCGAACAGGTTGGCGCAGCTGCGCGAGGCAGATGCAGTCGAAACCGGCGAAGCGTAG
- a CDS encoding YigZ family protein, with product MYLLPADEVCRFEFERKKSRFITYAARVEDEASARAFIDEIKHRYPDARHHCSAYRYQVADAQPVERSSDDGEPSGTAGAPMLEVLRGAALFNVAAVVVRYFGGIKLGTGGLVRAYGDGVIGVLAQVKRQKRVLQQLVAVDLAHTVAGKIEADLRAAGFHIADVTYGATVTLVVACDPGRVAALIAQLAACTQGEAEPELIDTTWLELPASAADLP from the coding sequence ATGTATTTGCTTCCCGCCGATGAGGTTTGCCGCTTCGAGTTTGAGCGGAAAAAGTCGCGTTTTATCACCTATGCTGCGCGCGTCGAGGATGAGGCGAGCGCCCGGGCGTTTATCGATGAGATTAAACATCGCTACCCGGATGCCCGGCATCATTGCAGTGCGTATCGCTACCAGGTTGCGGATGCCCAACCGGTGGAGCGTTCCTCTGATGATGGGGAGCCTTCCGGTACAGCTGGGGCACCGATGCTGGAGGTGTTACGTGGGGCAGCGTTGTTTAATGTGGCGGCTGTGGTGGTTCGCTATTTTGGCGGGATCAAGCTGGGCACTGGGGGACTGGTGCGCGCCTATGGTGATGGGGTTATCGGGGTTTTAGCGCAGGTGAAACGGCAAAAACGGGTGTTGCAGCAGCTGGTGGCTGTTGATCTTGCCCACACTGTGGCCGGCAAAATTGAGGCGGATTTGCGGGCAGCAGGGTTTCATATTGCTGATGTCACCTATGGGGCAACAGTGACACTTGTCGTGGCATGCGATCCAGGCCGTGTTGCGGCGCTGATCGCGCAGCTTGCCGCCTGCACGCAAGGGGAGGCGGAACCGGAATTGATTGACACTACCTGGCTTGAACTTCCGGCTAGCGCTGCTGATTTGCCGTAA
- a CDS encoding UvrD-helicase domain-containing protein yields the protein MSRATFTVINASAGSGKTHSITDLIADRLAGKNGTALNPTELIATTFTKAAAAELVERIRQKLLDQGLYEQAAGLETALIGTVHSVSGRLIEKYAIEMGLSADLTVLDEAAADRVMTVATSDLVAKAYNANKKLLDKFEIPLEKQTNSHGAESFQKTIEDIIKSARNSALTPEDLEASRKASIKEFHEILDDLAKHSGQSPDVDFHTHFRRVLEDVSQQLTEVAKEIDPAKSTSDRLGFTFTSRNRSTVSALREDLQKFLEELDPWLSTASYRALFELATKGKSLFSKLNAKCIPDLLKYMDLAPTVATSKNARRDTQDLISVLFDTASRCLEAYENYKQAMGFLDFNDQQIHVLELLRTSTSARRDIADTFSLLVVDEFQDTSPIQLAFFLELSTLLDEVIWVGDPKQAIYGFRGSEAELMGNTITALEGVTKKTLTESWRSRQNLVDFSNAVFSRAFPGQDVRLSVPEARKEQYGDDHGELCVLELPSRNAKHRTAEYLSELYAQEGDLAERSVAILRRSDDKDGSWSQAATNHGFRVTNSNTGLHSREERLLLAACTFVADPSDKLAALELIDLMHDHPAHSDWLKQLTAVASSDEARELITQWTVGAASGAISELVKVRAQQASSNLVDLVKHISVVVGLPDRIAAWTLPERRFENVTKFVSRAREFAEQQQSQGQPATLAGFVQAVASDEVALGEKTPPTKGLLHIGTVHSAKGLGWDDVIYVAEQSDKFDGSGLFTTSSGFDIDNVLAGKQLRYYPQLNLDKDGKAWLLAHAYIAPHYVSAQEEELRLAYVAATRAKRRLVIALPTPGKTACADGIMLASSLHNVDATAAAHTTLRIDPENGVLEISSPADSSATAGTTTDSIPCRHVVRKEMNEEKVLLPAPDSGNKPSAYIGKTPMSDVSTRAFKPYSAQASAVESSKELKATTEIRIIADLGAPLVDKGGQHWNLVGDTVHGYLACPYQKLDHAQQCTVAQRLIDNHQVGHILTAEQVVLAGQRWLQWLDSTYPGAKVVTEAPFSWVNDDQQHMQGWIDELLYLADGSTVCIDHKTYPGDDPIGHVRRKYVGQMQTYRQALTALTGTAPQSMLIHLPLLGKVIELVFKA from the coding sequence ATGAGCCGCGCCACCTTCACCGTTATCAACGCCTCTGCTGGGTCAGGCAAAACTCACAGCATCACCGACCTGATTGCTGACCGGCTCGCCGGAAAAAATGGCACAGCATTGAACCCCACAGAGCTCATCGCCACCACGTTCACCAAAGCAGCAGCAGCTGAACTCGTGGAACGCATCCGGCAGAAACTCCTCGACCAGGGTCTCTACGAGCAGGCTGCCGGATTAGAAACTGCCTTGATCGGCACTGTGCACTCAGTATCGGGGCGGTTGATCGAAAAGTATGCGATCGAGATGGGTTTGTCCGCGGATCTCACAGTGCTCGACGAGGCCGCTGCAGACCGTGTCATGACAGTCGCAACCAGCGATCTGGTCGCTAAGGCCTACAACGCCAACAAAAAACTGCTCGACAAATTCGAGATCCCCCTCGAGAAACAGACTAACAGCCACGGAGCCGAGTCGTTCCAAAAAACCATCGAAGACATCATCAAGTCAGCACGAAATAGTGCCCTGACACCTGAGGATCTCGAAGCATCGAGGAAAGCGTCGATCAAAGAATTTCACGAAATCCTCGACGACCTGGCGAAACATAGCGGCCAATCACCGGATGTCGACTTTCACACGCATTTCCGGAGGGTTCTCGAAGACGTTTCGCAGCAGCTGACAGAGGTCGCAAAGGAGATCGATCCGGCCAAGTCAACCTCTGATCGATTGGGTTTTACCTTTACCTCGCGTAATAGATCCACCGTCAGTGCACTGCGCGAAGACTTACAAAAATTTTTAGAAGAGCTTGACCCATGGTTGAGCACAGCCAGCTACCGGGCGCTGTTCGAACTGGCCACCAAGGGTAAAAGCTTGTTTTCCAAATTGAATGCCAAATGTATTCCTGATCTTCTGAAATACATGGATCTGGCACCAACGGTAGCAACGAGCAAGAATGCCCGCCGGGATACACAAGATCTCATCTCCGTGCTGTTCGATACTGCGTCCCGCTGCCTGGAAGCTTATGAAAACTACAAGCAGGCGATGGGCTTCCTCGACTTCAATGATCAGCAGATTCACGTACTAGAGCTGCTGCGCACATCGACGTCTGCGCGCCGCGACATCGCGGACACTTTCAGCCTGTTGGTTGTTGACGAATTCCAGGACACCTCCCCGATTCAGCTTGCCTTCTTCCTCGAGCTGTCGACACTGCTCGACGAAGTGATTTGGGTCGGCGACCCGAAACAAGCCATCTACGGTTTCCGTGGTTCAGAAGCAGAACTTATGGGCAATACGATCACTGCGCTTGAGGGTGTCACCAAGAAAACACTTACCGAGTCGTGGCGTTCCCGGCAGAATCTTGTCGACTTCAGCAATGCAGTGTTTTCGCGAGCATTCCCCGGCCAAGATGTCCGCCTGAGCGTTCCGGAAGCCCGCAAGGAACAATACGGCGATGATCACGGTGAGCTGTGTGTGTTAGAACTGCCCTCAAGAAACGCCAAACATCGCACCGCCGAGTATCTCAGCGAGCTCTACGCCCAGGAGGGTGACCTAGCTGAGCGCAGTGTCGCCATTCTTCGGCGATCTGATGACAAAGACGGCAGCTGGTCGCAAGCTGCGACCAATCACGGTTTCCGAGTGACGAATTCCAATACTGGATTGCATTCCCGCGAAGAGCGTCTACTGCTTGCTGCGTGTACTTTTGTTGCTGATCCGAGCGACAAGCTTGCCGCCCTGGAACTCATTGACTTGATGCATGATCATCCCGCACATAGTGACTGGTTAAAACAACTCACTGCTGTTGCCAGCAGCGATGAAGCCCGCGAACTTATCACCCAGTGGACTGTTGGTGCTGCGAGCGGTGCGATCAGTGAGCTGGTGAAGGTTCGCGCCCAGCAGGCCAGCAGCAACCTGGTTGATCTGGTCAAACACATCAGTGTTGTGGTGGGCCTTCCCGACCGGATCGCGGCTTGGACGCTACCGGAGCGGCGCTTCGAAAACGTGACCAAATTTGTTTCTCGTGCCCGCGAATTTGCTGAGCAGCAGCAGTCCCAAGGACAACCAGCAACGTTGGCAGGCTTTGTGCAAGCCGTCGCCAGTGATGAGGTAGCCCTCGGCGAGAAAACCCCACCCACTAAAGGGCTGCTCCATATCGGTACCGTGCACAGTGCGAAAGGTCTCGGCTGGGATGACGTGATCTATGTCGCGGAACAATCCGACAAATTCGACGGCAGCGGGCTGTTTACAACCAGCAGCGGCTTCGACATCGACAACGTTCTCGCAGGTAAGCAACTGCGCTACTATCCGCAGCTTAACCTGGACAAAGATGGCAAAGCATGGTTGTTAGCGCACGCCTACATCGCACCGCACTATGTTTCCGCGCAGGAGGAGGAACTTCGCCTCGCCTATGTGGCTGCAACCCGCGCGAAGCGGCGACTTGTTATTGCGTTGCCAACGCCGGGGAAGACTGCCTGCGCTGATGGCATCATGCTGGCGTCGAGCTTGCACAACGTAGATGCAACCGCTGCCGCACACACCACACTCAGAATCGATCCCGAGAATGGAGTTCTCGAAATATCGTCTCCTGCCGATAGTTCTGCGACTGCAGGCACGACAACTGACTCCATTCCTTGCCGACACGTTGTTAGGAAAGAGATGAACGAAGAAAAAGTCCTTCTCCCAGCTCCCGATAGCGGCAACAAGCCGTCAGCGTACATTGGAAAAACACCAATGAGTGACGTGTCGACGCGAGCGTTCAAACCGTACTCAGCCCAAGCCTCGGCAGTGGAAAGCTCGAAAGAGCTCAAAGCAACCACCGAGATCCGTATCATCGCCGACCTTGGTGCACCACTGGTTGACAAAGGTGGCCAACATTGGAATCTGGTCGGCGACACAGTCCACGGCTATCTCGCCTGCCCCTATCAGAAGCTAGACCATGCGCAACAGTGCACTGTGGCGCAGCGTCTTATCGATAACCATCAGGTGGGTCATATTCTCACCGCTGAGCAGGTTGTTCTTGCAGGGCAGCGCTGGCTGCAGTGGTTAGACAGCACCTATCCGGGTGCGAAGGTCGTGACGGAGGCGCCGTTTAGCTGGGTCAACGACGATCAGCAGCATATGCAGGGTTGGATCGATGAGCTGTTGTATCTCGCTGACGGATCGACGGTGTGCATCGACCACAAGACGTATCCGGGAGACGATCCCATCGGTCACGTGCGTCGGAAATATGTCGGCCAAATGCAGACCTATCGTCAGGCGCTCACTGCGCTCACTGGCACTGCGCCGCAGTCGATGCTGATCCATTTGCCGCTGCTTGGAAAAGTGATTGAATTGGTCTTCAAAGCATAG